In Natronogracilivirga saccharolytica, the following are encoded in one genomic region:
- a CDS encoding ATP-dependent helicase — protein MKKFILQTDNRSQRSSNYQIPYREQLNTQQLGAVMHDDGPALVIAGAGTGKTRTLVYRVARLVEDGTPPESILLLTFTRRAAREMLNRATDVLDNRCKKVRGGTFHHYCNLLLHRYAEELGYPRNFTLLDQSDAMDTIHHIRSTYYHHLRLKRFPQKQTLSAIFSSMINTRRSLYEVLADGYPRFLEHHDAVAELFDRYNRYKRDNGVMDFDDLLTQTRVLLSGNDDIRRKVASQNRYVMVDEYQDTNNLQADLVALFSSVHENLMVVGDDAQSIYAFRGANFKNILAFPDLYDNCKILKLEENYRSAEPILKLANSLMDKANDKFDKNLYTRRSSGDLPGIVKASNENEQSRFVAQMLLQLREQEIPLNDMAVLFRNGRDSYDLEWELNKLNIPFRKFGGQKFAEAAHIRDVLAHLRVVVNPEDQIAWNRILMLVDGIGPKTASELVNWLRLNKNRGLREADVASKSYKKQIDQLSEALSDISTKKNKPSEALERIIAYYTPVCENRYDDHPKRIKDLEAFAGLSRNYTGLDQLLQDLTLEPLDASAMETEASAKDEPPLTLTTIHSAKGLEWDTVFIIQCLDGVLPSGYAVENASALDEELRLLYVACTRARERLFISYPVTRESSYGEFFSNPSRFLEDIPEYILETWKLVEEPDQKRLGE, from the coding sequence ATGAAGAAGTTTATTTTGCAAACAGACAACCGCTCACAAAGAAGCAGCAACTACCAGATTCCATACCGTGAGCAGCTTAACACGCAGCAGCTTGGTGCGGTCATGCATGATGACGGGCCCGCTCTGGTCATAGCCGGGGCCGGTACCGGAAAAACAAGAACTCTGGTCTATCGGGTTGCCCGCCTGGTTGAAGACGGAACACCACCGGAGTCCATTCTGCTTTTGACTTTTACCAGGCGGGCTGCAAGAGAAATGCTGAACCGCGCTACCGATGTTCTGGACAATCGCTGCAAAAAAGTAAGAGGGGGGACATTTCACCATTACTGCAACCTGCTGCTCCACCGATATGCTGAAGAACTGGGCTATCCCCGCAATTTCACTCTTCTGGACCAATCCGATGCCATGGACACCATCCACCATATCCGGTCCACATATTATCATCACCTGCGACTCAAGCGGTTTCCTCAAAAACAGACGCTCTCGGCCATCTTTTCGTCAATGATTAATACCCGGCGATCATTGTATGAAGTTCTGGCTGATGGTTATCCACGGTTTCTGGAGCATCATGATGCTGTTGCTGAACTTTTTGACCGGTACAACCGGTACAAACGCGACAACGGAGTCATGGACTTTGACGATCTGCTGACACAGACCAGAGTGCTCCTCAGCGGAAATGATGACATACGCCGCAAGGTAGCCTCACAAAACCGTTATGTCATGGTGGATGAATATCAGGACACAAACAACCTTCAGGCAGATCTTGTGGCGCTTTTCAGCTCGGTACATGAAAATCTGATGGTTGTGGGAGATGATGCTCAAAGTATTTATGCCTTCCGCGGTGCCAACTTTAAGAATATTCTGGCATTTCCAGATTTGTATGACAACTGCAAAATTCTGAAGCTGGAAGAAAACTACCGCTCGGCAGAGCCTATACTTAAGCTTGCCAACTCATTGATGGACAAAGCGAATGACAAGTTTGACAAGAATCTTTATACCCGCAGGTCCAGCGGTGATCTGCCGGGAATCGTCAAGGCATCAAACGAGAATGAGCAATCCCGTTTCGTTGCCCAAATGCTGCTGCAGCTCAGAGAACAGGAAATACCCCTGAATGACATGGCTGTGCTATTTCGGAACGGAAGAGATTCCTACGATCTGGAATGGGAGTTGAACAAATTGAACATCCCTTTCAGAAAATTCGGAGGACAAAAGTTTGCCGAAGCGGCTCATATCCGTGATGTGCTTGCTCATCTTCGGGTTGTAGTTAACCCCGAAGATCAGATTGCATGGAACAGAATACTCATGCTCGTTGATGGCATCGGTCCGAAAACAGCATCCGAGCTCGTCAATTGGCTTCGGTTGAATAAAAACCGTGGTCTGAGAGAGGCTGACGTGGCAAGCAAGAGCTACAAAAAACAGATTGATCAGCTCTCGGAAGCACTTTCAGATATAAGTACCAAAAAAAACAAGCCGTCAGAAGCCCTTGAACGAATCATAGCCTATTATACACCTGTTTGCGAAAACCGGTACGACGACCATCCTAAGCGCATTAAGGATCTTGAAGCTTTTGCCGGACTAAGCAGGAATTACACCGGTCTGGATCAGTTACTGCAGGATCTTACTTTAGAGCCTCTTGATGCTTCCGCAATGGAGACAGAAGCATCGGCCAAGGACGAGCCGCCATTGACGCTCACTACCATTCACTCGGCCAAAGGCCTGGAGTGGGACACTGTATTCATCATACAATGCCTTGACGGGGTTCTGCCATCCGGTTATGCCGTTGAGAATGCTTCCGCACTGGATGAAGAATTGCGCCTTCTTTACGTAGCATGCACACGCGCCAGGGAGCGCCTGTTTATTTCCTACCCGGTCACCAGAGAAAGCAGTTACGGAGAGTTTTTTTCCAATCCGTCACGTTTCCTCGAGGATATCCCGGAATATATACTCGAAACCTGGAAGCTGGTCGAAGAGCCTGATCAAAAGCGTCTTGGTGAATGA
- the mutL gene encoding DNA mismatch repair endonuclease MutL, whose amino-acid sequence MATSGSSETLIHILPPEVSNKIAAGEVVQRPASVVKELLDNAIDSGSDHIAVVLQNSGRTMIQVCDNGCGMSVEDIKLCFLRHATSKITSVEELQGIRTLGFRGEAMASIASVAQVTVTSKRVEDETGTEYEIRGGEEIRLEPAAADNGTTVTVRNLFYNVPARRAFLKTDATEFRHILLAFHQAAIAHPEIRFDLDAGGEIIYRLHPKDLETRISELFGASYKASLIPVQESTSLVRISGLLSDPKLAKKTRGEQFLFINRRPFYHRHLNYIIQEIYRDWIQPGQYPFYALFLEVDPEMVDVNVHPTKQEIKFEDERTISTFTRSVVKKSLHAHMQVPAWNPETDESERFADAFRYGFGQKPSEEGGSGTTRPSESFRKEYHGFSKVFPGHNIGARLYGPGSGPAADSSEEITPPFPGQGYSGSDTHENKGHASKKVGDSGFTQIHHQYILSQTRNGLFFMDQHAAHKRIIYEKVLSEADSGLPSTQQLLFPKNINFSATDFSLLKELQPVITRMGFNIQLLSGNSAMILGVPSDIRLDNEQHVLESIMEQYKSMTASLKLDEKERVALALANKAAIPRGKKLSAEEMEALVDQLFACDEPFKDPLGKPTIRSMSLDELNAMFR is encoded by the coding sequence TTGGCAACATCCGGCTCTTCCGAAACACTCATTCACATTCTGCCACCAGAAGTCTCCAATAAAATTGCTGCCGGAGAAGTGGTGCAGCGGCCGGCTTCTGTAGTAAAAGAGCTGCTTGATAATGCCATAGATTCCGGAAGTGACCATATTGCCGTGGTTTTGCAAAATTCGGGCCGGACAATGATCCAGGTTTGTGATAATGGATGCGGCATGTCTGTTGAGGATATCAAGCTTTGTTTTCTGCGGCATGCCACATCAAAAATTACCAGCGTTGAGGAGCTCCAGGGAATTCGGACTCTTGGGTTCAGAGGTGAGGCCATGGCCTCGATAGCATCTGTTGCCCAGGTCACCGTTACATCCAAAAGGGTAGAAGATGAGACCGGTACAGAATATGAAATCAGGGGCGGCGAGGAAATCAGGCTGGAACCTGCAGCGGCCGACAACGGTACCACCGTTACGGTAAGAAACCTTTTTTACAATGTGCCTGCCCGCAGGGCTTTCCTCAAAACAGATGCCACTGAGTTCCGCCACATATTGCTTGCTTTTCACCAGGCAGCCATAGCTCATCCGGAAATCCGATTTGATCTGGATGCCGGTGGAGAAATTATTTACAGACTGCACCCCAAGGATCTGGAGACACGTATTTCAGAACTTTTCGGAGCATCATACAAGGCGAGCCTGATACCGGTACAGGAATCAACCAGTCTTGTGCGCATCTCCGGCCTGTTGTCTGACCCCAAACTCGCGAAAAAGACGAGAGGTGAGCAGTTTCTTTTTATCAACAGACGCCCGTTTTATCACCGGCACCTGAACTACATCATACAGGAAATCTACAGAGACTGGATACAGCCCGGACAGTATCCTTTTTATGCACTCTTCCTTGAAGTCGATCCGGAAATGGTGGATGTCAATGTTCATCCGACCAAACAGGAAATCAAATTCGAAGATGAGAGAACCATTTCGACGTTTACCAGGTCCGTGGTAAAAAAATCGCTGCATGCCCATATGCAAGTGCCGGCCTGGAATCCCGAAACTGATGAATCAGAACGGTTTGCAGATGCATTCCGGTATGGATTCGGGCAGAAACCATCTGAGGAGGGGGGATCAGGCACAACCCGTCCTTCCGAATCATTCCGGAAGGAATACCATGGCTTTAGCAAAGTATTTCCTGGTCATAATATCGGGGCAAGGCTTTACGGCCCCGGATCCGGTCCTGCGGCTGATTCCAGTGAAGAAATAACGCCTCCATTCCCCGGACAGGGGTATTCCGGTTCGGATACTCACGAAAATAAGGGGCATGCATCAAAAAAGGTGGGCGACAGTGGCTTCACGCAGATTCATCATCAGTATATCCTTTCACAGACGAGAAACGGATTGTTTTTCATGGATCAGCATGCTGCCCACAAGCGAATTATCTATGAAAAGGTACTCAGTGAGGCGGACAGCGGACTACCCAGTACCCAGCAACTGCTTTTTCCAAAGAATATCAACTTTTCTGCCACTGATTTCAGCCTGCTGAAAGAACTGCAGCCCGTAATAACACGCATGGGTTTTAATATTCAGCTTTTAAGCGGCAATTCGGCCATGATACTCGGGGTTCCTTCTGATATCCGCCTGGACAACGAGCAGCATGTCCTTGAGTCCATAATGGAACAGTACAAGAGTATGACCGCTTCGCTGAAACTGGATGAAAAAGAGCGCGTTGCACTGGCCCTGGCGAACAAGGCTGCCATTCCGAGAGGAAAAAAACTTTCCGCAGAAGAGATGGAGGCTCTGGTTGACCAGCTTTTTGCCTGTGATGAGCCTTTCAAAGATCCGCTGGGCAAGCCCACCATCCGGTCCATGTCTTTGGATGAACTTAATGCCATGTTCCGGTAA
- the der gene encoding ribosome biogenesis GTPase Der → MLPVVAIVGRPNVGKSTLFNRLLGERQAIVHDISGVTRDRHYGESFWNDRDFTVIDTGGYLPGQSDAIVSGIRAQAEIAIREADVIVFVTDVQKGISREDDTVADLLRRQDKPVILAANKSDNSEKALDAPEFYKLGFNDLFPVSALSGSGTGELLDRLVELFPDKESVESEEKWPKISIIGRPNVGKSSLINALLKDERCIVTDIAGTTRDSINSRLEYEGKTYTLIDTAGLRKRSRVHDNIEFYSMIRTEKSIRECDVAVILVDASRGFEVQDVRLLRIAEQFNKGMIIALNKWDLVKKETNTAKEFIDAIYQKVPNLKYVPVITISATNKLRIHRIIDECRIVLDEREKKIPTSRLNQFLKEITAERPLPFKRGRQLSIKYITQVKHKPPVFSFFMNMPRELPANYRRYIENKLREQFGFKGVPVTMVFKEK, encoded by the coding sequence ATGCTGCCAGTTGTTGCTATTGTAGGTCGCCCGAACGTCGGCAAATCCACACTTTTTAACCGGCTTCTCGGTGAAAGACAGGCCATCGTTCATGACATTTCCGGGGTAACCCGGGACAGACACTATGGTGAAAGCTTCTGGAATGACCGTGACTTTACCGTAATTGACACGGGAGGATATTTGCCCGGTCAGTCGGACGCCATCGTAAGCGGCATACGGGCTCAGGCAGAAATTGCCATAAGAGAGGCGGATGTCATTGTTTTTGTAACTGATGTGCAGAAGGGTATAAGCAGGGAGGACGATACGGTTGCCGACTTGCTGCGCCGTCAGGATAAGCCTGTTATTCTGGCAGCCAATAAATCTGATAATTCCGAAAAAGCGCTTGATGCTCCCGAGTTTTACAAACTTGGGTTTAATGATCTGTTTCCTGTCTCGGCACTGTCAGGATCCGGAACGGGGGAGCTGCTGGACAGGCTGGTTGAATTATTTCCTGATAAAGAATCGGTGGAAAGTGAAGAGAAGTGGCCGAAAATTTCCATTATCGGCAGACCCAATGTCGGAAAAAGCAGTCTGATCAATGCACTTCTGAAAGATGAACGCTGCATTGTAACAGATATCGCCGGAACCACCAGGGACTCCATCAACAGCAGGCTCGAATATGAGGGGAAAACCTATACATTAATCGACACAGCAGGCCTCAGAAAGCGGTCACGGGTACACGACAATATTGAATTCTACAGTATGATCAGGACCGAAAAAAGTATCCGGGAATGTGATGTTGCCGTAATTCTGGTTGATGCTTCCCGGGGATTTGAAGTCCAGGATGTCCGTCTTCTGAGAATCGCCGAACAGTTTAACAAAGGCATGATTATAGCCCTCAACAAGTGGGATCTGGTAAAAAAAGAAACCAATACCGCAAAAGAATTTATCGATGCCATCTATCAAAAAGTTCCCAACCTTAAATATGTCCCGGTTATAACCATCTCAGCAACAAATAAACTGCGAATCCACCGCATCATAGATGAATGCAGGATCGTTCTGGATGAAAGGGAAAAGAAAATTCCGACATCCAGACTTAATCAGTTTTTGAAGGAAATTACCGCCGAGAGACCACTGCCTTTTAAAAGAGGGCGCCAGCTGAGTATCAAGTACATAACCCAGGTCAAGCATAAACCTCCCGTTTTTTCTTTTTTCATGAACATGCCGCGGGAACTTCCTGCCAATTACAGACGATATATAGAGAACAAGCTGCGGGAACAGTTTGGCTTCAAAGGTGTTCCCGTGACTATGGTTTTCAAGGAGAAATAG
- a CDS encoding response regulator: protein MKRAIIIEDDFIISLFLRNQLKRLDIEVVDILDSGEDLTRSALEHKPDLLLVDVELNGKLNGIEAVRNLPSNCKPGLIFITGSPNGKNREQIRKLKPLALLGKPVGAKDLSSIINTIYEKEIFS, encoded by the coding sequence ATGAAACGAGCTATCATCATCGAAGACGATTTCATTATCAGTTTATTTCTGCGTAATCAGCTGAAAAGGCTTGATATTGAAGTCGTCGACATACTGGACTCAGGAGAAGACTTGACCCGAAGCGCTTTGGAACACAAACCGGATTTGCTTCTGGTGGATGTAGAACTCAACGGCAAGCTGAACGGTATTGAAGCCGTTCGCAATTTGCCTTCGAACTGCAAACCGGGACTAATCTTTATCACCGGTTCACCGAATGGCAAGAACAGAGAACAGATCAGAAAACTGAAACCACTGGCTTTGCTGGGTAAACCGGTGGGGGCAAAAGACCTTAGCAGTATAATTAACACCATTTACGAAAAGGAAATATTCTCCTGA
- a CDS encoding trypsin-like peptidase domain-containing protein, which translates to MPPPGNVSAYLEKMHDSVKRITSTSYYKTYVFDQDDMITHDILDRAESIDEYAVKVVESHSSSSGSAVVIHNRNNKIGLITAYHTVSSPDQMFEYYDEASLFLESVTIKQRQVNWMFDSPFMGTFDVLASDEVADLAVIGTEVDEDDLDVPASEFFPVFPYKLGDPDKLTLGTFVYTLGYPRGYEVVTPGIVSNSGRDRGHSFITDALFNRGFSGGAVVAINGGLPAFEWVGLARSASATREWHVVPDEDKVEEHSLHLPYTDDLFLERRSNIDYGITHSISATRIRDMLKEHERALSEKGYRIDIE; encoded by the coding sequence ATGCCCCCGCCCGGAAATGTATCAGCATACCTTGAAAAGATGCATGATTCGGTGAAGCGGATTACAAGCACAAGCTATTATAAAACCTATGTTTTTGATCAGGACGATATGATAACGCATGATATCCTTGACCGAGCAGAATCCATTGATGAATATGCCGTTAAAGTCGTGGAATCTCATTCATCATCATCAGGTTCTGCGGTTGTAATTCACAACAGAAATAACAAAATCGGATTGATTACTGCTTATCATACGGTCAGTTCCCCCGACCAGATGTTCGAGTACTATGATGAAGCTTCATTGTTTCTTGAAAGTGTAACAATCAAGCAGCGTCAGGTGAACTGGATGTTTGACTCTCCTTTCATGGGGACCTTCGATGTGCTTGCAAGTGATGAGGTGGCGGATCTGGCGGTCATTGGAACGGAAGTTGATGAAGATGATCTGGATGTTCCGGCGTCCGAATTTTTCCCGGTATTTCCGTACAAGCTGGGAGATCCGGATAAGCTTACATTGGGCACGTTTGTTTATACACTTGGTTATCCCAGAGGATACGAAGTTGTCACTCCGGGCATAGTGAGCAATTCCGGCCGGGATCGTGGTCATTCATTCATTACCGATGCCTTGTTTAACCGGGGGTTTAGCGGAGGGGCTGTAGTGGCTATAAATGGCGGATTGCCTGCATTTGAATGGGTTGGTCTTGCACGTTCCGCCTCAGCTACTCGGGAATGGCATGTTGTTCCTGATGAAGACAAGGTTGAGGAGCATAGCCTTCATTTGCCATATACCGATGATTTGTTTCTTGAGCGCAGGTCAAATATTGATTACGGGATCACCCATTCCATATCGGCAACACGTATTCGTGATATGCTCAAGGAACACGAGAGAGCACTTTCTGAGAAAGGTTACCGGATTGATATCGAGTGA
- a CDS encoding NuoI/complex I 23 kDa subunit family protein: MPENLEQPRKNAVLSNSANERKLGFLEKLYIPEILKGLGYTFKQMFQKKVTMQYPEERFDPPDIFRGRPVLVEDNGQERCVACGLCARACPPLAISMQASENSDDPKERYPTFFEINMLRCIYCGYCEEVCPEEAIVMSKDYDLVFATREEAVYDKSRLLKPKEELKQRLDYLREYKNQQFGQFWNFDEENNIHSVRNRDKRWETSLSLVEMIEEQRKEGKQPELDRE, from the coding sequence ATGCCCGAAAATCTGGAACAACCAAGAAAAAACGCTGTCCTCAGCAATTCTGCCAACGAACGAAAACTCGGATTTCTTGAAAAACTGTATATTCCCGAAATTCTGAAAGGGCTCGGGTACACGTTCAAGCAGATGTTTCAGAAAAAAGTCACCATGCAATACCCGGAAGAGCGGTTTGATCCGCCTGATATTTTTCGCGGAAGACCCGTTTTGGTAGAAGATAACGGCCAGGAGCGCTGTGTTGCATGCGGGCTTTGCGCACGGGCCTGCCCGCCGCTTGCCATCAGCATGCAGGCATCGGAGAACAGTGACGATCCAAAAGAACGCTATCCGACGTTTTTTGAGATTAATATGCTCAGATGCATTTATTGCGGGTACTGTGAAGAGGTTTGCCCCGAAGAGGCCATTGTCATGAGCAAAGATTATGACCTTGTGTTTGCCACCAGAGAGGAAGCTGTATATGACAAATCCAGGCTTTTAAAACCCAAAGAGGAGCTGAAGCAACGCCTGGATTATCTCAGAGAATACAAAAACCAGCAGTTTGGTCAGTTCTGGAACTTCGACGAAGAAAACAATATTCATTCGGTCCGCAATCGGGACAAGCGCTGGGAAACCAGTCTTTCACTGGTGGAAATGATTGAAGAACAGCGAAAGGAGGGAAAGCAGCCGGAGCTTGACCGTGAATAG